One Streptomyces mobaraensis NBRC 13819 = DSM 40847 DNA segment encodes these proteins:
- a CDS encoding UDP binding domain-containing protein has protein sequence MQPGTVLFREDLARVDPRRARQACDGSLAGRRVALWGAAFKPGTDDVRDSPALAVAADLHAAGASVAIHDPKALPTVRRQAPELECVDDFERVLDGADVLLHLTHWPQYADADPELLIAKPAQYRLVDARGTLDARRWTDAGWVYQGLGYALTS, from the coding sequence ATGCAGCCAGGAACCGTCCTCTTCCGTGAAGACCTTGCCCGTGTCGACCCACGCCGCGCCCGTCAGGCGTGCGACGGCAGCCTCGCCGGTCGCCGGGTCGCCCTGTGGGGAGCCGCCTTCAAGCCCGGCACCGACGACGTCCGCGACTCGCCCGCCCTCGCCGTGGCCGCTGACCTTCACGCCGCTGGGGCCTCGGTCGCCATCCACGACCCCAAGGCCCTGCCCACAGTCCGCCGCCAAGCCCCCGAGCTGGAATGCGTCGACGACTTCGAGCGGGTTCTGGACGGCGCTGACGTTCTGCTGCACCTGACCCACTGGCCGCAGTACGCCGACGCCGACCCCGAACTCCTCATCGCCAAGCCAGCCCAGTACCGACTGGTGGACGCACGCGGCACCCTCGACGCCCGCCGCTGGACCGACGCCGGATGGGTCTACCAGGGACTCGGGTACGCACTGACGAGCTGA
- a CDS encoding DEAD/DEAH box helicase: MSISTDQTVMPEVDETIVESLEATATDVVAETAETAEAAEATEPTITFADLGLDEAIVRKLAQNGVTTPFPIQAATIPDALAGKDILGRGRTGSGKTLSFGLPLLSILAGGHTEKKRPRGLILTPTRELAMQVADALQPYGDVLGLKMKVVCGGTSMGNQIYALERGVDILVATPGRLRDIINRGAASLDKVQVAVLDEADQMADMGFLPEVTEILDLVPTGGQRLLFSATLENEIDTLVKRYLVDPVTHEVDPSAGAVTTMTHHVLVVKPKDKAPVTAAIAARKGRTIIFVRTQMGADRVAEQLLDAGVRADALHGGMTQGARTRVLEDFKAGRVNCLVATDVAARGIHVDGIDLVLNVDPAGDHKDYLHRSGRTARAGQSGTVVSLALPHQRRQIFRLMEDAGVDASRHIVGGAGAFDPEVAEITGARSLTEVQADSAANAAKQAERDLADLNRQLERAQRRATELREEADRLLARAARERGEDPEAAVAAAAEEAAAEAARIAEEAAAAAVPAQAERRDERGNFERRSGGFRRDDREDRGDRGGFRRDDRGDRGDRGGFRRDDRRDDRGDRGGFRRDDRGDRGDRGGFRRDDRPSGGFRREERRDDRPFNRDRRDDRPSGGFRRDERDDRGGDRGGFRRDDRRDDRPFNRDRRDDRHSGGFRRDDRPSAGFRRDDRPSGGYRSGGGDRPFNRDRRDDRPSGGHRSGGGDRPYGRRDDHRGAGSSFDRRADKPRWKRNG, encoded by the coding sequence ATGTCCATTTCCACTGACCAGACCGTCATGCCCGAGGTCGACGAGACGATCGTCGAGTCCCTTGAGGCCACCGCGACCGATGTCGTCGCGGAGACCGCCGAGACCGCCGAGGCGGCTGAGGCCACCGAGCCGACGATCACCTTCGCCGACCTGGGCCTGGACGAGGCGATCGTCCGCAAGCTCGCCCAGAACGGCGTCACCACCCCCTTCCCGATCCAGGCGGCGACCATCCCGGACGCCCTGGCCGGCAAGGACATCCTGGGCCGCGGCCGCACCGGCTCCGGCAAGACCCTCTCGTTCGGTCTGCCGCTGCTGTCGATCCTCGCGGGCGGCCACACCGAGAAGAAGCGCCCGCGCGGTCTGATCCTCACCCCGACCCGCGAGCTGGCGATGCAGGTCGCCGACGCCCTCCAGCCCTACGGCGACGTCCTCGGCCTGAAGATGAAGGTCGTCTGCGGCGGTACGTCCATGGGCAACCAGATCTACGCCCTGGAGCGCGGTGTCGACATCCTCGTCGCCACCCCGGGCCGCCTGCGCGACATCATCAACCGCGGCGCCGCCTCGCTCGACAAGGTCCAGGTCGCCGTCCTCGACGAGGCCGACCAGATGGCCGACATGGGCTTCCTGCCCGAGGTCACCGAGATCCTCGACCTGGTGCCGACCGGCGGCCAGCGCCTGCTGTTCTCCGCGACGCTGGAGAACGAGATCGACACCCTGGTCAAGCGCTACCTGGTCGACCCGGTCACGCACGAGGTCGACCCGTCCGCCGGCGCGGTCACCACCATGACCCACCACGTCCTCGTCGTGAAGCCGAAGGACAAGGCGCCGGTCACCGCCGCCATCGCCGCCCGCAAGGGCCGCACCATCATCTTCGTCCGCACCCAGATGGGCGCCGACCGCGTCGCCGAGCAGCTGCTCGACGCCGGTGTCCGCGCGGACGCGCTGCACGGCGGCATGACCCAGGGCGCCCGTACCCGCGTCCTGGAGGACTTCAAGGCCGGCCGCGTCAACTGCCTGGTCGCCACCGACGTCGCCGCCCGCGGCATCCACGTGGACGGCATCGACCTGGTCCTCAACGTGGACCCGGCCGGCGACCACAAGGACTACCTGCACCGCTCCGGCCGTACGGCCCGCGCCGGCCAGTCCGGCACGGTCGTCTCGCTGGCCCTGCCGCACCAGCGCCGCCAGATCTTCCGCCTGATGGAGGACGCGGGCGTGGACGCCTCGCGCCACATCGTCGGCGGCGCCGGCGCCTTCGACCCCGAGGTCGCCGAGATCACCGGTGCCCGCTCGCTCACCGAGGTGCAGGCCGACTCGGCCGCGAACGCCGCCAAGCAGGCGGAGCGCGACCTGGCCGACCTCAACCGTCAGCTGGAGCGCGCCCAGCGCCGCGCCACCGAGCTGCGCGAGGAGGCCGACCGCCTGCTGGCCCGCGCCGCCCGTGAGCGCGGCGAGGACCCGGAGGCCGCCGTGGCCGCCGCCGCCGAGGAGGCCGCCGCCGAGGCCGCCCGGATCGCGGAGGAGGCCGCTGCCGCCGCCGTGCCCGCGCAGGCCGAGCGCCGCGACGAGCGGGGCAACTTCGAGCGCCGCTCGGGCGGTTTCCGCCGGGACGACCGCGAGGACCGGGGCGACCGCGGCGGGTTCCGTCGCGACGACCGCGGCGACCGTGGTGACCGCGGTGGCTTCCGCCGTGACGACCGCCGCGACGACCGGGGCGACCGCGGCGGTTTCCGCCGGGACGACCGCGGCGACCGTGGTGACCGCGGTGGCTTCCGCCGTGACGACCGCCCGTCCGGTGGTTTCCGCCGCGAGGAGCGTCGCGACGACCGTCCGTTCAACCGCGACCGTCGCGACGACCGCCCCTCCGGTGGCTTCCGCCGTGACGAGCGCGACGACCGTGGCGGCGACCGCGGCGGCTTCCGCCGTGACGACCGCCGTGACGACCGTCCGTTCAACCGCGACCGCCGCGACGACCGGCACTCCGGCGGTTTCCGCCGGGACGACCGTCCGTCCGCCGGCTTCCGCCGTGACGACCGCCCGTCGGGCGGCTACCGCTCCGGCGGCGGCGACCGTCCGTTCAACCGCGACCGTCGTGACGACCGCCCGTCCGGTGGCCACCGCTCCGGCGGCGGCGACCGCCCGTACGGCCGCCGTGACGACCACCGCGGCGCCGGCTCGTCGTTCGACCGCCGTGCCGACAAGCCGCGCTGGAAGCGCAACGGCTGA